From Granulicella sp. WH15, the proteins below share one genomic window:
- a CDS encoding flagellar basal body L-ring protein FlgH gives MILIRKASLMLLLLASASALRGQSVFDTPATPTKQPSKPQGVVAKLLTPKPNPAATSLSSYLTRVKAETAIDYTAAGSTWTDSGRLARLSTDVRALRPHDLISVVIAENLSASTDGTVKNSRASNANSSISGLIGTLHAGNALQNLINQTSASGLNAQGQSETNSSLSTVLGGQVIEVLSNGTLVIEAARQVEFAQQTQTIILRGLVRPEDISQQNQILSTAISSLELEVKGKGIVNDYTHRQNALVRFLQNILVF, from the coding sequence ATGATCCTCATTCGTAAAGCAAGCCTCATGCTTCTTCTGTTGGCGAGCGCCTCCGCGCTGCGCGGGCAGTCGGTCTTCGACACCCCGGCCACGCCAACAAAGCAGCCATCCAAGCCGCAGGGGGTCGTCGCCAAGCTGCTCACCCCCAAGCCCAACCCCGCTGCGACCTCACTCTCCTCATACCTCACCCGCGTCAAGGCCGAGACCGCCATCGACTACACCGCGGCGGGCTCCACCTGGACCGACAGCGGTCGTCTGGCACGGCTCAGCACCGACGTGCGCGCCCTGCGTCCGCACGACCTCATCTCCGTCGTCATCGCCGAGAACCTCTCGGCCTCAACCGACGGCACGGTCAAGAACAGCCGCGCTTCTAACGCCAACTCCTCCATCAGCGGTCTCATCGGCACCCTGCACGCGGGCAACGCGCTTCAGAACCTGATTAACCAGACCTCCGCTTCGGGGCTCAACGCACAGGGCCAGAGCGAGACCAACTCCAGCCTGAGCACCGTCCTCGGAGGCCAGGTCATCGAGGTGCTCTCGAACGGAACGCTGGTCATCGAGGCCGCCCGCCAGGTCGAGTTCGCCCAGCAGACCCAGACCATCATCCTGCGCGGCCTGGTGCGGCCCGAGGATATCTCGCAGCAGAACCAGATCCTGTCCACGGCCATCTCTTCGCTCGAGCTTGAGGTCAAAGGCAAGGGCATCGTCAACGACTACACTCACCGGCAGAACGCGCTCGTTCGGTTTCTGCAGAATATCCTGGTGTTTTGA
- a CDS encoding flagella basal body P-ring formation protein FlgA gives MRQRFILAALLFTAQSGVAQSGTGIATPCFASVDEAARQEGMVVAQTTGYRLQSRRWDPFLNRGWAMVASCEHPERPEVAVPLAQSPNSLKGAIADATPPAVRAGDIVHVRYYGPMVHLELSAVAQSSGYPGDTIRARVNQGGQGSGGTERYVSAVVVGPRTLEIQP, from the coding sequence ATGCGCCAACGATTCATACTCGCCGCTCTGTTGTTTACTGCTCAAAGCGGCGTGGCACAATCCGGAACAGGCATCGCCACTCCCTGCTTCGCATCGGTGGATGAAGCAGCGCGTCAGGAGGGGATGGTGGTGGCGCAGACGACCGGCTACCGGCTCCAGTCGCGGCGTTGGGACCCCTTCCTCAACCGTGGTTGGGCCATGGTCGCAAGCTGCGAGCACCCGGAGCGGCCCGAAGTTGCCGTCCCGCTCGCCCAGTCTCCGAACAGCCTTAAGGGCGCGATTGCCGATGCGACACCCCCGGCGGTGCGGGCTGGAGATATCGTCCACGTCCGCTACTACGGGCCGATGGTCCATCTGGAATTGAGCGCAGTGGCGCAGTCCAGCGGCTACCCAGGAGACACGATCCGAGCCCGTGTCAATCAGGGCGGGCAGGGGAGCGGCGGTACGGAACGATACGTCTCCGCAGTAGTTGTAGGGCCGCGCACGCTGGAGATTCAGCCATGA
- the flgG gene encoding flagellar basal-body rod protein FlgG: protein MIRALYTAASGMSAQQANLDTVANNLANSATAGFRSRRVQFEDMIYQNLVTPGSPASIQTTQAGLQIGLGTRSAATEVIMTQGDFNQTSNPLDVAIQGQGFFQIQRPDGTLAYTRAGSFHLNNQGVIVTVDGDILLPSISIPANATNIAISNYGIVSANIPGQTNVANLGTLQLANFANPGGLTSLGGNLFMQSPSSGNPITDTPGGTSGVGTLQEGYVENSNVDVVTEFVQMILAQRAYESNSKVIHVADDMYQQINGMVR, encoded by the coding sequence ATGATCCGAGCCCTATACACCGCCGCCAGCGGCATGAGCGCCCAGCAAGCCAACCTCGATACGGTCGCCAACAATCTGGCCAACTCGGCCACCGCCGGATTCCGCAGCCGCCGCGTCCAGTTCGAGGACATGATCTACCAGAATCTCGTCACGCCCGGCTCTCCGGCCAGCATCCAGACCACGCAGGCCGGACTCCAGATCGGCCTGGGTACGCGCTCGGCCGCGACCGAGGTCATCATGACCCAGGGCGACTTCAACCAGACCAGCAACCCGCTGGACGTCGCCATCCAGGGGCAGGGCTTCTTCCAGATTCAGCGCCCCGACGGCACGCTGGCCTACACACGCGCGGGCAGCTTCCACCTGAACAACCAGGGCGTCATCGTCACAGTGGACGGCGATATCCTGCTGCCCAGCATCTCGATTCCCGCCAACGCGACCAACATCGCCATCTCGAACTACGGCATCGTCTCGGCCAACATCCCTGGCCAGACCAACGTGGCCAACCTGGGGACGCTTCAGCTTGCTAACTTCGCCAATCCCGGCGGCCTGACCTCGCTCGGCGGCAACCTCTTCATGCAGTCTCCCTCTTCGGGAAACCCCATCACCGATACCCCCGGCGGTACCTCCGGCGTCGGCACCTTGCAGGAGGGATACGTCGAGAACTCCAACGTGGACGTCGTCACCGAGTTTGTCCAGATGATCCTGGCGCAGCGCGCCTACGAGAGCAACTCCAAGGTGATTCATGTCGCCGACGACATGTACCAGCAGATCAACGGCATGGTCCGGTAA
- a CDS encoding flagellar hook basal-body protein, producing MDSGIYAVYTGLLARTQALDTASNNLANASTSGFRAQRDYFSSLLSSGLDTSDEGSQVGNSVNSYGILGGTTVDMGQGALVPTANPLDLGILGTGFFAITTAQGVRYTRDGQFSRSAAGQLQTATGEPVLDDQGKPITLPTGKIEISSDGIIAVNGAIAGKVGLYSFPAGSQLKAEGINRFLPPTKPDGTTVKPTLGGGVVHQGELEGSNQDSVHGTMNLILIQRQAEMMQKALSLFHNDFDKTATEELSRV from the coding sequence ATGGACAGCGGAATCTACGCCGTATACACCGGTCTGCTCGCACGCACGCAGGCACTCGACACCGCTTCAAACAACCTGGCCAACGCCAGCACCAGCGGCTTCCGGGCGCAGCGCGACTACTTCAGCAGCCTGCTCTCCTCGGGCCTCGACACCTCCGACGAGGGCTCGCAGGTAGGCAACAGCGTCAACAGCTACGGCATCCTCGGGGGCACCACGGTCGATATGGGCCAGGGTGCTCTGGTGCCCACGGCCAACCCGCTCGATCTCGGCATCCTGGGCACGGGCTTCTTCGCCATCACCACGGCGCAGGGCGTGCGCTACACCCGCGACGGCCAGTTCTCCCGCTCCGCCGCAGGGCAGCTCCAGACCGCCACAGGCGAGCCGGTACTCGACGATCAGGGCAAGCCCATCACGCTGCCCACCGGCAAGATCGAGATCTCCTCCGACGGCATCATCGCAGTAAATGGCGCGATCGCGGGCAAGGTCGGTCTCTACTCCTTTCCGGCCGGTTCGCAGCTAAAGGCCGAGGGCATCAACCGCTTCCTCCCGCCTACCAAGCCCGACGGAACCACCGTAAAACCCACGCTCGGTGGCGGCGTAGTCCACCAGGGCGAGCTTGAAGGCTCCAACCAGGACAGCGTCCACGGCACCATGAACCTCATCCTCATCCAGCGCCAGGCCGAGATGATGCAGAAGGCCCTCAGCCTCTTCCACAACGACTTCGACAAGACCGCCACCGAAGAACTCTCACGCGTATAA
- a CDS encoding cytochrome P450 produces MPLAPLDIRPSRDPRYPAGSAFLPPLLSGMFRRIDATESITRLATRFGDLVHTTAFGRHIYQLNHPTLIEDFFLKDAAKHHRGMVMQRARVILGDGLLTSEEPTHMRQRRLAQPAFHRQRIAAYGETIGREAVRISASWQPGTTTDLHESMLELALRIVGKCLFDLDVNSRDEVRRISAAVDAFMGFLPLALLPFSTQIQRLPLPAMRRIRRGQAELDALIYGMIRERRAHPGDRGDLLSMLIEAADPEDPSYTMSDQQIHDECLTILLAGHETTANALSFALWLMAQHPDVQQRLHAEATAVFPGRAPNAADYGNLPYATQVFSEALRLYPPVWVTARTCVEPYEIARFTIPRGAILIAPQFVVHRDPRFFDEPLRFNPDRWTEAERSQRPRYTFFPFAAGSRQCIGEGLAWMEGVLSLATFARDWQLTPTPGSPAKIAVNPAISLRPKHGLALSLSRH; encoded by the coding sequence ATGCCACTCGCCCCACTCGACATCCGCCCCAGCCGCGACCCCCGCTACCCCGCAGGCTCAGCCTTCCTGCCGCCGCTCCTCTCAGGCATGTTCCGCCGCATCGACGCCACCGAATCCATCACCCGCCTGGCCACCCGCTTCGGCGACCTGGTCCATACCACCGCCTTCGGCCGCCACATCTACCAACTCAACCACCCAACCTTGATCGAAGACTTCTTCCTGAAGGACGCGGCCAAACACCATCGCGGCATGGTGATGCAGCGCGCCCGCGTCATCCTCGGCGACGGTCTGCTGACCTCCGAAGAACCGACCCACATGCGCCAGCGCCGTCTGGCCCAACCCGCCTTCCACCGCCAGCGCATCGCCGCCTACGGCGAGACCATCGGCAGGGAAGCAGTCCGCATCTCCGCAAGCTGGCAGCCCGGCACCACCACCGACCTCCACGAGTCCATGCTCGAACTGGCCCTGCGCATCGTCGGCAAGTGCCTCTTCGACCTCGACGTGAACTCACGTGACGAGGTCCGTCGCATCTCTGCCGCGGTCGACGCCTTCATGGGCTTCCTGCCGCTGGCGCTGCTCCCGTTCTCCACGCAGATCCAGCGCCTGCCCCTGCCCGCCATGCGCCGCATCCGTCGCGGCCAAGCCGAGCTGGACGCCCTCATCTACGGCATGATCCGCGAGCGCCGCGCCCACCCCGGCGACCGTGGCGACTTGCTTTCCATGCTGATCGAAGCCGCCGACCCCGAAGACCCGTCCTACACCATGAGCGACCAGCAGATCCACGACGAGTGCCTCACCATCCTGCTGGCGGGCCACGAGACCACGGCCAACGCCCTCAGCTTCGCCCTGTGGCTCATGGCCCAGCATCCTGACGTACAGCAACGGCTGCATGCCGAGGCCACAGCCGTCTTCCCCGGCCGCGCCCCCAACGCAGCGGACTACGGAAACCTGCCCTACGCCACGCAGGTCTTCTCGGAGGCTCTCCGCCTCTACCCACCCGTGTGGGTCACGGCCCGCACCTGCGTCGAGCCTTACGAGATCGCGCGCTTCACCATCCCGCGCGGAGCCATCCTGATCGCCCCGCAGTTCGTGGTCCACCGCGACCCGCGCTTCTTCGACGAGCCGCTCCGCTTCAACCCCGACCGCTGGACGGAGGCAGAGCGTTCGCAACGTCCCCGATATACCTTCTTCCCCTTCGCGGCAGGTTCGCGCCAGTGCATCGGCGAGGGGCTGGCCTGGATGGAGGGAGTCCTCTCACTGGCCACCTTTGCCCGCGACTGGCAGCTAACGCCCACTCCCGGCTCGCCCGCCAAAATCGCCGTCAACCCGGCCATCAGCCTGCGTCCGAAGCACGGTTTGGCTCTCAGCCTCAGTCGTCATTAA
- the tdh gene encoding L-threonine 3-dehydrogenase, whose product MKALVKSQAAPGLWLQDVPEPEMGINDVKIRVLATGICGTDLHIYQWDSWAQKTIPVGLTIGHEFVGEVVAFGSNVMDIKVGQLVSGEGHVVCGRCRNCLAGRRHLCANTLGVGVQRNGCFAEFIVLPMTNIWSHAPGIPTEIAAIFDPLGNAVHTALAFPPLGEDVLVTGAGPIGVMAAAVAKHAGARHVVISDPNPYRRELAEKVGVTRAVNPLETSLKDVMAELNMHEGFDRGLEMSGNPAAFKDMLANMSHGGKIAILGIPSQEIAIDWNSVVFNQLTLRGIYGREMYETWYMMTVMLESGLDISPVITHRLNWKDYEQGFEAMRTGNSGKVVLDWSDVS is encoded by the coding sequence GTGAAGGCACTTGTGAAATCCCAGGCCGCGCCCGGCCTCTGGCTCCAGGACGTTCCTGAGCCGGAAATGGGCATCAACGACGTCAAGATTCGCGTCCTCGCCACCGGCATCTGCGGCACCGACCTGCACATCTACCAGTGGGACTCGTGGGCTCAGAAGACCATTCCGGTGGGCCTCACCATCGGCCACGAGTTCGTCGGCGAGGTCGTGGCCTTCGGTTCGAACGTCATGGACATCAAGGTCGGCCAACTCGTCAGCGGCGAAGGCCACGTCGTCTGCGGCCGTTGCCGCAACTGCCTCGCCGGACGCCGTCATCTCTGCGCCAACACACTCGGCGTGGGTGTGCAGCGCAACGGCTGCTTCGCCGAGTTCATCGTGCTGCCCATGACCAACATCTGGAGCCACGCGCCCGGCATCCCCACCGAGATCGCGGCCATCTTCGACCCGCTCGGCAACGCGGTGCACACGGCGCTGGCGTTCCCCCCGCTGGGAGAGGACGTGCTGGTTACCGGAGCCGGTCCCATCGGCGTCATGGCCGCCGCGGTGGCCAAGCACGCGGGCGCGCGCCATGTCGTCATCTCCGATCCCAACCCCTACCGCCGCGAGCTGGCAGAGAAGGTCGGCGTCACCCGCGCCGTCAACCCGCTCGAGACCTCGCTCAAGGACGTGATGGCCGAGCTGAACATGCACGAGGGTTTCGACCGCGGCCTCGAGATGTCTGGCAACCCCGCCGCCTTCAAGGACATGCTCGCCAACATGAGCCACGGCGGCAAGATCGCCATCCTGGGCATCCCCTCGCAGGAGATCGCGATCGACTGGAACAGCGTCGTCTTCAACCAGTTGACGCTGCGCGGCATCTACGGCCGCGAGATGTACGAGACCTGGTACATGATGACGGTGATGCTCGAGTCCGGCCTGGATATCTCGCCGGTCATCACGCACCGCCTCAACTGGAAGGACTACGAGCAGGGCTTCGAAGCCATGCGCACCGGCAACTCAGGCAAGGTCGTCCTCGACTGGAGCGACGTCAGCTAA
- a CDS encoding M14 family metallopeptidase, producing MRSLRNTCWLSAIALASVMTGSLAAQTTVTPPDKFFGFQLGADRHMARWDKIVDYYGVIEKQSGGRMKVINMGPTMNDNPFLMVIITSAKNMQNLDTIQKNNLTIVHPGNTPVDEIKKLVGAGKVVIVQSMSMHATEIGGTQMAPELAYDLLTRKDEDTQRILDNVVFIEVPCFNPDGELMVTDWYNKTLGTPYEGVNYPSLYAKYIGHDDNRDAFMTQMRESQYMASILFTNWRPEVYVDHHHMGSYGPRISLPPYAEPGRPYADPLTWREVAWYGAQMAYKESENGYTGAINNAIYSGWGHFGFHWITPFHNIDGMLTESASAKLATPMYILPEQLQGGARNLPKYEEETIFPDPWPGGWWHLRNIVDMQKTSAWAALEIASKNRETVLWNAYQKAVRQTERGAKSDVQAYVVPTTQHDPITANLMIQKLLVQGIDIQKAGKPFTTADGRSYEAGTYVITTAQPKMGLIKNLLDKNFFPDNDWTRDKNGDPIRPYDLSTDTMYEFMGVRVDPVAGPINADLQLITAAPLAPGKVQAGSAGYTLSAKLDNTFMAVNLLQNKGVKVSRVDKAGDGLTLGDFVVGKGSEADMKEIATKTGVDFLPVASIPAGSTHELKHLRIGLYQRYFGGNVDEGWTRWLLEQWGYNSVNIFDPEIKKGDLNAKYDVIILPDDATTTLTGEPGTGGRGGGGERGSATDYPPEYRSGMGADGVTSLKTFVQQGGTVVTLGMASNFAIDRLGVHARNILANATTKQFWCPGSTLKVDFDTTNPLAYGMPKDGLALFLQGDPVFEIAPSQSNEKYSVIVSYQKNRDLLQSGWLVGQGLIQGKAAMISAEMGKGKVILVGFRTQHRAQTYGTFKLLFNSLTN from the coding sequence ATGCGCTCTCTTCGCAATACCTGTTGGCTAAGCGCCATTGCTTTGGCATCCGTGATGACGGGCTCGCTCGCGGCCCAGACGACCGTTACCCCGCCGGATAAGTTCTTCGGCTTCCAACTGGGCGCCGACCGCCACATGGCGCGCTGGGACAAGATCGTGGACTACTACGGGGTCATCGAGAAGCAGAGCGGCGGCCGGATGAAGGTCATCAACATGGGGCCGACCATGAATGACAATCCGTTCCTGATGGTGATTATCACCTCGGCGAAGAACATGCAGAACCTCGACACGATCCAGAAGAACAACCTGACGATCGTGCATCCGGGCAACACGCCGGTCGATGAGATCAAGAAGCTGGTGGGCGCGGGCAAGGTCGTCATCGTGCAGTCGATGAGTATGCACGCGACCGAGATCGGCGGAACCCAGATGGCTCCGGAGCTGGCCTACGACCTGCTGACGCGCAAGGATGAGGATACGCAGCGCATCCTCGATAACGTCGTCTTTATTGAGGTTCCGTGTTTCAATCCCGACGGCGAGCTGATGGTGACGGACTGGTACAACAAGACGCTGGGGACTCCGTATGAAGGTGTGAACTACCCCTCCTTGTATGCGAAGTACATCGGCCACGACGATAACCGCGACGCGTTTATGACGCAGATGCGGGAGTCGCAGTACATGGCCAGCATCCTGTTTACGAACTGGCGGCCTGAGGTCTATGTCGATCACCACCACATGGGAAGCTATGGCCCGCGTATCTCGCTGCCGCCCTATGCGGAGCCGGGTCGGCCTTATGCCGATCCGCTGACGTGGCGCGAGGTGGCCTGGTATGGCGCGCAAATGGCGTACAAGGAGTCTGAGAACGGGTATACGGGCGCGATCAACAACGCCATCTACTCGGGCTGGGGACACTTCGGCTTCCACTGGATTACGCCGTTCCATAACATCGACGGCATGTTGACGGAGTCGGCGAGCGCCAAGCTGGCGACCCCGATGTACATTCTGCCCGAGCAGCTACAAGGCGGCGCGCGCAACCTGCCGAAGTACGAGGAGGAGACGATCTTCCCGGACCCGTGGCCGGGCGGATGGTGGCACCTGCGCAACATCGTCGATATGCAGAAGACCTCTGCGTGGGCGGCGCTCGAGATTGCCTCGAAGAACCGTGAGACGGTGCTTTGGAATGCGTATCAGAAGGCTGTCCGGCAGACTGAGCGCGGGGCCAAGAGCGATGTGCAGGCTTATGTAGTTCCGACTACGCAGCACGATCCCATTACTGCGAACCTGATGATTCAGAAGCTGCTGGTTCAGGGTATTGATATCCAGAAGGCGGGTAAGCCCTTTACCACCGCCGATGGACGCAGCTACGAGGCGGGCACCTACGTCATCACGACGGCGCAACCGAAGATGGGTCTTATCAAGAACCTGCTGGATAAGAACTTCTTCCCCGATAACGACTGGACGCGGGATAAGAACGGCGATCCTATCCGTCCGTACGACCTCTCGACCGACACGATGTACGAGTTCATGGGTGTGCGGGTCGATCCGGTGGCCGGGCCGATCAACGCGGATCTGCAACTGATTACGGCGGCTCCACTGGCTCCGGGCAAGGTGCAGGCGGGCAGCGCGGGATACACGCTGAGCGCGAAGCTCGACAACACCTTTATGGCGGTGAACCTGCTTCAGAACAAGGGTGTGAAGGTAAGCCGAGTGGATAAGGCTGGCGACGGCCTGACGCTGGGCGACTTCGTGGTCGGCAAGGGCTCTGAGGCCGATATGAAGGAGATCGCGACCAAGACCGGCGTGGACTTTCTGCCGGTGGCCTCGATTCCGGCTGGCTCGACGCACGAGCTGAAGCACCTGCGGATTGGCCTGTACCAGCGCTACTTTGGCGGCAACGTGGACGAGGGCTGGACGCGCTGGCTGCTGGAGCAGTGGGGCTATAACTCGGTCAACATCTTTGACCCGGAGATCAAGAAGGGCGACCTGAATGCGAAGTACGACGTCATTATCCTGCCGGACGATGCGACGACGACGCTGACGGGCGAGCCGGGAACGGGAGGACGTGGCGGCGGCGGTGAGCGTGGCTCGGCGACGGACTATCCGCCGGAGTACCGCAGCGGCATGGGGGCTGATGGCGTGACCTCGCTGAAGACCTTTGTGCAGCAGGGCGGCACCGTGGTGACGCTGGGCATGGCAAGCAACTTCGCCATCGACCGGCTGGGCGTGCATGCGCGCAATATTCTGGCCAACGCTACCACCAAGCAGTTCTGGTGCCCTGGGTCCACGCTGAAGGTGGACTTCGACACGACGAACCCGCTGGCTTACGGTATGCCGAAGGACGGGCTGGCGCTGTTCCTTCAGGGCGATCCGGTCTTCGAGATTGCTCCGAGCCAGTCGAACGAGAAGTACTCGGTGATTGTGAGCTACCAGAAGAACCGGGATCTTTTGCAGAGCGGCTGGCTGGTGGGTCAGGGTCTGATCCAGGGCAAGGCGGCGATGATCTCGGCTGAGATGGGCAAGGGCAAGGTGATTCTGGTGGGCTTCCGCACCCAGCACCGCGCGCAGACCTATGGGACGTTCAAACTGCTGTTCAACAGCCTGACCAACTAA
- a CDS encoding Gfo/Idh/MocA family oxidoreductase, with translation MNRRDFTKLSTLALASSYLPASAQNTPTGKPVGYAAVGLGTISDIFMRGCQATQSSKITALVTGHPDTKGVKYAEMYGIPKSSIYTYEQFDRIRENKDVDAVYIGLPNSMHKEYTVRAAQAGKHVLCEKPMAVSSEECRAMIAACKKANVKLMIAYRIQYEPTWKKAIAMIEAGDIGDIQSFTGGYYAQMKAPQWRLNKALAGGGPIMDLGVYPLNAIRHITKEEPKKFTAVVSTMDHSGRFAEMEQSMEWTMEFPSGIIAKCGTSYGQSGPSMLTVNGTKGYLEFSPAFNYDKGHVGGRIGREPVDLSATQQHPYQFTLEADHFSDCVRNDKEPLAAGEEGLKDLLAIEAIYRAAGTPIA, from the coding sequence ATGAACCGTCGCGATTTCACTAAGCTTTCTACACTCGCCCTGGCCTCGAGCTATCTGCCTGCGTCCGCGCAGAACACCCCTACGGGTAAGCCCGTCGGCTATGCCGCGGTTGGGTTGGGAACGATCTCCGATATCTTCATGCGCGGCTGTCAGGCTACGCAAAGCTCGAAGATTACCGCACTGGTGACCGGCCATCCCGACACCAAGGGCGTGAAGTATGCGGAGATGTACGGCATCCCCAAAAGCTCGATCTATACGTACGAGCAGTTCGACCGCATCCGCGAGAACAAAGACGTGGACGCGGTGTACATCGGTCTGCCCAACAGTATGCACAAGGAATACACGGTGCGGGCGGCGCAGGCGGGCAAGCATGTGCTCTGCGAGAAGCCGATGGCCGTCTCGAGCGAGGAGTGCCGGGCGATGATCGCCGCGTGCAAGAAAGCAAATGTGAAGCTGATGATCGCGTACCGCATTCAGTATGAGCCAACGTGGAAGAAGGCCATTGCGATGATCGAGGCGGGCGATATCGGGGATATCCAGTCGTTCACCGGCGGCTATTACGCGCAGATGAAGGCTCCGCAGTGGAGGCTGAACAAGGCTCTGGCAGGCGGTGGGCCGATTATGGATCTTGGGGTCTATCCGCTGAACGCGATTCGTCACATCACCAAAGAGGAGCCAAAGAAGTTTACGGCGGTGGTCTCGACGATGGACCACTCGGGGCGCTTTGCGGAGATGGAGCAGTCGATGGAGTGGACGATGGAGTTCCCCTCCGGAATCATCGCCAAGTGCGGGACCTCGTATGGGCAGAGCGGGCCGAGCATGTTGACCGTCAATGGGACGAAGGGGTATCTGGAGTTCAGCCCGGCATTCAACTACGACAAGGGCCATGTGGGCGGACGGATCGGGCGCGAGCCGGTGGATCTTAGTGCGACCCAGCAGCATCCTTATCAGTTCACGCTAGAGGCCGACCACTTCTCCGACTGTGTTCGCAACGACAAGGAGCCTCTTGCGGCGGGTGAAGAGGGGTTGAAGGATCTGCTCGCTATCGAGGCAATTTACAGGGCGGCTGGGACACCCATCGCTTAG
- a CDS encoding acetylxylan esterase produces the protein MNRHRQAVVLILALTTGLAGNAARGQATYPPVVHLTSEQDHQRVMEQLHMTSIRPGRNGTNPQDPSFANYDESKANPIVGLPDPLVLNNGKKVTSAKVWWNVRRPELFELFDREIYGRMPKNTPKVTWEVKSTKEGMNGDVPIVTKSLVGHVDNSAYPLITVDIQLELTTPAKASGPVPVMMEFGFIGPRPVRPGASAPPPPPPGPTWQQQVLAKGWGYAELSPASIQADNGGGLTEGIIGLVNKGQPRKLDDWGALRAWAWGASRALDYFETDKAVDAKQVGIEGHSRYGKATVVAMAYEPRFAIAYVSSSGEGGAKLSRRNWGEIVENVAGTNEYHWMAGNFLKYAGPLQWKDLPVDAHELIALCAPRPVFISGGALAAGDGWVDAKGMFMAAVAAGPVYRLLGKKDLATTEFPPMETPLIGGDLAFRQHSGGHTPVPNWPTFIEFASRYLTAPAAHAASAANGGSNAGQ, from the coding sequence ATGAACAGACATCGGCAGGCTGTGGTTTTGATCCTGGCACTAACAACCGGGCTTGCAGGCAATGCAGCACGAGGGCAGGCGACGTACCCACCGGTCGTGCACCTGACGTCCGAGCAGGATCATCAGCGCGTCATGGAGCAACTGCACATGACGTCGATCCGGCCGGGGCGCAATGGGACGAACCCGCAGGACCCTAGCTTTGCCAACTACGATGAGAGCAAGGCGAACCCCATTGTGGGGCTTCCGGACCCGTTGGTATTGAACAACGGCAAGAAGGTGACGTCGGCGAAGGTGTGGTGGAACGTGCGCAGGCCGGAGCTGTTTGAGCTCTTCGACCGCGAGATCTACGGCCGGATGCCGAAGAACACTCCCAAGGTGACGTGGGAGGTGAAGAGCACGAAGGAGGGCATGAACGGCGATGTGCCCATCGTGACCAAAAGCCTGGTGGGGCATGTGGACAACTCCGCCTATCCCCTGATTACGGTCGATATTCAGTTGGAGCTGACGACTCCGGCCAAGGCCAGCGGGCCGGTGCCGGTGATGATGGAGTTTGGATTTATCGGGCCGAGGCCGGTTCGTCCGGGCGCTTCGGCTCCCCCGCCACCGCCGCCGGGACCGACGTGGCAGCAGCAGGTGCTGGCAAAGGGTTGGGGATATGCGGAGCTGAGCCCGGCAAGCATCCAGGCGGATAACGGCGGGGGGCTGACCGAGGGGATTATCGGGCTGGTGAACAAGGGCCAGCCGCGCAAGCTGGACGACTGGGGAGCGTTGCGGGCGTGGGCGTGGGGCGCGAGCCGGGCGCTCGATTACTTTGAGACTGACAAGGCCGTGGACGCGAAGCAGGTAGGGATCGAGGGCCACTCGCGCTATGGCAAGGCGACAGTGGTGGCGATGGCTTATGAGCCTCGGTTTGCGATTGCTTATGTCAGCTCGTCGGGCGAGGGAGGAGCCAAGCTGAGCCGGAGGAACTGGGGCGAGATCGTCGAGAATGTGGCCGGGACCAACGAGTATCACTGGATGGCGGGTAACTTTCTGAAGTATGCGGGGCCTTTGCAGTGGAAAGATCTGCCGGTGGATGCGCATGAGCTGATTGCGCTGTGCGCGCCGCGGCCGGTGTTCATCAGCGGTGGCGCTCTGGCTGCCGGGGACGGCTGGGTGGATGCGAAGGGGATGTTTATGGCCGCCGTCGCGGCTGGGCCGGTGTATCGGCTGCTGGGAAAGAAGGATCTGGCTACGACGGAGTTTCCGCCGATGGAGACGCCGCTGATTGGTGGAGATCTGGCGTTTCGTCAGCATAGCGGAGGGCATACTCCGGTGCCGAACTGGCCGACGTTTATTGAGTTTGCAAGCCGTTACCTGACCGCTCCGGCTGCGCACGCGGCCAGTGCTGCCAACGGCGGAAGCAACGCAGGCCAGTAG